Genomic DNA from Theobroma cacao cultivar B97-61/B2 chromosome 3, Criollo_cocoa_genome_V2, whole genome shotgun sequence:
tttttatcttttttcttgaCGTTGTTTATGGTGGCTTGTAAGTAGTAAACATGATCCCACCCTGAAGTTCTATTTCATACccataaataataattgtttttattttatttttcctttttggagAAAATTTTATGCAAATTTGGTGCCATTTAGTAAATATCACATGTGTATAGCTTATATCATTTTAGTTGCTATGTCCTCACTAAATGTTCTTTGGCCAATTTATGTGTGCAAGATCACAGTTATTGTGGCATTGAATCTGATGGAAAATCACAATAATtgaaatctttctttttgaaagAGCACCACTTGCTAGTTTTGTTTCAATTACTAAtgtaatgaaaaataaattaaatctgTGTGCTTGTTTATGTTCAGGTGGTACGTGACCCTCGTTTTGAATCTTTATGTGGTAAACTTGATGCTGAGGGGTGTGTCTCCTCTTCTCTCTAAATCATTTAATTAGTTGCTTTTTTGTCATGTGTTCCTTTAGTGTGTAGTTCTCTACAATTGGTATTTTTGCAACTTTTATTTTCCTACATAATTTAGTTGAAGTCTAATGTATCCATGAACAAACAAGTTGGATGGCAAGTTTTCATGTATTGGTAGTTCTGACTGTTTTGTTTAAAGACAACGTTCTGATTGGTTAGTTGAGCTTCATTTATTGGTGCAAATGTTTTCAACCTCATTGAtcagaaagggaaaaaagaaaggtagATGCTattgaaatttgatttattgaaGAATGCAAGAAAATCTTGAGAAAGCCAGCAAGAGGAATCTGGTTATCTTTTACAAGTCAATGGACCTCTGCTTTGATAAATTTCTTTATGTTAGTTATCGACATACCATAATTTCATCGTGAGTAGCCTAGTTTACCATGACACACTCTGTCTCATCTGAGGCCACGTATTTTCTTCGTACTTCTAAAATGATGGGCCTGCATGTTATTTGTCAACCTCTTGATGGAGATAGCATTCCATGGGTCAGGTCTTGTCAAAGTTGAGGGTcttgacttctttcttttggGGATTATGTCTGTTTCAGGTTATTGCTTTAGTAATCGCTGTACGAGATTTCTATAACTTGTTGGTGGCAATTACTCTTTGTTTTGCAGGTTCAGAAAGAGATATAATTTTCTGTTTGAGAACAACCTACCGGCTGAAAGAGAGGTACTATTCTCTAATCATTGAATATTgatgttttctcttttttgggTTTGTACTTTGTCATTTTTCAACAATGTATTTCGTGGTCATGGCAGGAGGCGCAGAAACGACTTAAAAAGGCCAAAGACCCAAAAGTCATTGGTGAACTGAAGAACAGTATTTCTTGGATCGTAAGTGTGTTTtctattaaaaagaaaatagtatACTCTCCATCTTGTTTTAATCCATGGTCTGCTATTGGGCTCTCTGGATATATTGAAGCACCTTCCTATCAACTTTTTGACATCTGATCACATATCAGGACAAGCAAATAAAGTTTGAGTCAGCAAAGCATACTGATGCAAAGATTCTGGCTGAgcacaagaagaaagaaagagaagcaGCAAAGCTCGGGAAGCGCCCCTTCTATCTTAAGAAATGTAATGTCATTAATCTCTCTGTCTCACTTGCTCtagctttcttcttttttgtgtCATCATGTTTAATGCCTCTGGAATCTGACAAGGACCTTAACAAGCAACTGGAGAAGTATTTTTGCCTACAAAGACAGAAACTTGCTCATGTTGAGATCCTTTGACTTTTGAGTGGACACTAAAACTGTTATTATGTCGATTTTGTATTTAAGTGTAGCTGCCAATGTTCATGTTGGCTCATTTTAATGGATGCTAACttggttcatttcttttgcaGCTGAAATTCGGAAGCAAAGGCTTATTGAGAAGTATAAAAAACTCAAGGTGTGTATTTGACTTCTCAtgtaattcaaaaaatttccttATGACATTGAATAACTCTCAATTAATGACTAAATTGATGATATTATCAGGCATCCGGCAAACTTGAATCGTTCATTGAGAAAAGGCGAAGGAAGAATGCTGCTAAGGATCACAGATTCATGCCCTATCGTCGGCCCAATAATAGTGAGCAACAAGGTTAACGATCCCACAAGGTTTTGGTGGCTTGAGAGCTGTATATACATGTTCTTCCATCTCGCATGTTAAGGCATGCATGCCCTCTGTGTGTGTTGCTTCAAATGAGATCTAAGTTTTAAGCGGCACTGAGTTAAGATAGGCAACGTTTTCGTTCTCACTATTAGAGATTTGTTTTAGGCAACGGATATGATTGAATTATTAGCTATTTGTATCTGGTCATGTATTCTTAGACAAAAACAGCAGTTTGGggcaaggttttttttttctttagcaATTTTCCaacattttatcaattttgtAGTTTCTTTCTGATTATGAGATAGTAAAAATACTATAATATCAGTATAGACCACACTTTTCCTTTATTGGTCTTTCCTTTTATATCCGTTGGAGGCTTTTGGAGTAACTAAAAATAGTTTacacaaaagaaaacatgaaagAAGACTGGTCAAACTGTCGAAGCAAAGTTCGAGGGCAGTCCTGAGATAGCAATTAACTAAAAAAGTTAGAATGGGATATGTAAAGGCAGACTGAGACAAGGAAAAGTCGAAGTTACACCATGCAAGCACAACAGTAGTACGTGGCTGTTCCTCGTTTGACATATGTCCCAAGATTCTCACTGCCCATCCAGTCATCTCCTTTAAGCAAACCGACGTCAACCGGTTGTTCTCCCTCTCAGTCGGTGCATCTTCAGCTTTCTTCCCGCTCACTGCATAAAACCAACTCTCACC
This window encodes:
- the LOC18606456 gene encoding ribosomal RNA processing protein 36 homolog, with product MKKPINSIATSSKTYFEERGEEEEIESSEEEESDDYIDSDEEVEIEQELAEVTFEELQKARADGTESVSRKHHSENKHRRANKNRPVELSSKKPMRSFRQAIQAPKKVVRDPRFESLCGKLDAEGFRKRYNFLFENNLPAEREEAQKRLKKAKDPKVIGELKNSISWIDKQIKFESAKHTDAKILAEHKKKEREAAKLGKRPFYLKKSEIRKQRLIEKYKKLKASGKLESFIEKRRRKNAAKDHRFMPYRRPNNSEQQG